A window of Watersipora subatra chromosome 10, tzWatSuba1.1, whole genome shotgun sequence genomic DNA:
attacttatttgaattttgtattttcaaatgggatgtttcaatttcaaatgtctTATTACCAGCTCCGACTTTTGGCTCTTTCTTGTGGCAATCGCTAAGAACTAtcaaattaaaagtttttacaCTTGTACcgttgtattatctcgagtaggcaTTGCATCTACGTTCTCCCtccattcagtcagacaaagcaTACGACAAAAACAGTCTGATATCTTACTTTTAGGCTGGTACCAGTATTCAGAGGTAGCAGTGTTGTCATAGTCAAATGTTGGATGAATGGCTTCAGTTGCAACAGTTACCTTTTTATACACCTATGTAatcattgttattaataattcaacgtattcatgatttttattttgtttttccacTTCATGCTAGTTGTATCAGTGTCAAATCATCTTTCATTGTAGTCattatagcaaaacagactttatttagccattatttgctaattatttgtttcacatttaaacatctttccacttgtttcattttttccaatttatttaaacgacacaaaacacttttctcatgatatgaagtttaaaagttagattggtaaatgttgtatatgttaaataaaaatcgattttctgttcaaagacttttttgttAGCTAGGCAATGCCGGCATTCAGTTAATATGATTGTACAGCGCAGTACAGTTTAATTACTGGGTAAGTCTTGAAATGTAGTGTTAGTTTATATAAGGGTGCCTGCCTTTCTGAGCCACTGCTATGTGTCCATGATGGTTAATTAACAGGAACACCTGAACAACATCTAAGTTTATTACTTTTTAACAATTATCTGATACACATAAGAGGATTTAAACAGTGAGAAGTGAAGATAGCCTTAGTTCTTCATATTCAGTTGCAGCTGTCCTGCTTCTTGCTAGTTATGATTACTCTTACCAAGGCTAAGCTCATTGTTGTCAAGTTGCATGAATatttacaaaatacattttgGATGTTTTTATACTTTTGCAAGTAGTTGTGgtataacttttacaaaaaaaaacttagACAAACTTTTAATAGCCAAGGTGGTTGAAGTCTGTTTTATCTTGATTtcatgttaaaggttgacttgcaacacatttcacattacagttatttggtatcaaaagattcaccatgtcttactctgttgcgttgtaggtgccaaatatgtggaattgtgattacaagttcttaaaggctcaaaaatgaaaagccgccgtagattggaatctgttatttctctgacgtagtcattacagtttggttattgtcttgtcacgtgatgttctcacgtaaattgaaaggccaattaaatgctcaatataaaacttatcgtagcactagtttatgacaaacactttgggttttaccgaagaccccgtatcaaatatagatgctcgctactttacagttttgtttcggcttgatctaatcgtcaagtcgtaatctgatcatgtgacccaatacttcgcaaataattttcgcagcacttttcgattatcacaggtgaccaacaggctcgtcttggttatcagacaatgatatgtactccttcgaggtgaggttaaaaattaaatgaatttttacggtaataAGAtgtcactgctaaaagtgacagcattacaacgatgataaaatagatgcgcaagaacaatagacatggttttattgaatgtgtgaagtatatttgtgaaaatatttcgacgaataaggttccatgaaagtgtaaacagaaaccatttcccacaactacgtcacatttgagccattttggaaaaagaaaccaaactacggtggtctcgtgtggctgcgattaactgttcgtttttatagcttttaagagcttgtaatcacattcccacatattttgcacctgcaatacaacagagtaagacatggtgaatcttttgatatcaaataactgtaatgtgaattttgttgcaagtcaacctttaacattcaCACAGAAGCATCTTTTCATGTGCTGCAGCTTACCTTGCTTGCATGTCAGGTCTGTGCCAGCGCTGCCTATCTACATGCAGTTATGATATTTTAGAGACAGTTGACAAATCTTTAAAAGTTCCACACATTTTTGCTATTCAAGTGGATATTCTCGATGGGGAGAATCTAATAAACAGCAATCCATTATTCACAGACGATATATTTGATCCTGGTAAGTTGAACTAAGTATGCATgtggagttgtctcatcatgtCATATGTAACAGATTGTATGCGCTTGAGCATACATGTTAGGTTTATTACCACAGGCCTTTCTTATACAGAGTCATACTGTTGATAGTTCATGCATTCCTTCCAGGTCTATATTTTTTTCGGTTGTTTTCTGCATTTTTCAAACTATTcgcatctacatgtagattcGCCTTCTATATAATAGGTCCTTCACCATAGTTTTCTAAAACAATTTGCTATTTCTACTAGAAATAAAAATGCTCTCTGAACATATACGCTTAGTTATATCTTGTAAATATCTTCCACTACCTGGacatagaggtggaacgagacaggttttttaagttcgagacgagactcgagacagtgtcttgtaaaaattcgagacacgagacagtaaaataatgagcatttggtcatgatttcactacacaagtactagcgtacatacttagaatatataaaattgataaacctatttttaaattgaattttcacctggtgtaaacgatttaaatacaacattttaatagtgatatgcatgtagtttttgtaaacaaaagtgacacaagcagctctaaaataccgaagttatatatttctaagaattttgagctttattgataataattattataaacatactgctttatacatgcatatttttaccatctattgaataggtcctactttttaatgtaatgtgtaatgaaaccgatagccgtcgctctacaaagaaataccgcaactaaaagaacacacgataacactttcattcttatcgtttcaacaatgttaagttttgcttgtgtattaactgtagtatgtgaattatatttaaattgtactcatgaaattatatgaattactgtacacatgtacatgtatattcttatattgaactaacaataaCGTCATTATTAACCGAACaaggactatggtcgacacagcctttcgttcgtttctctgtgtgcgggcaagttttacccgcaattggtagtatataaaagaggtccgaattttatgaagggcagttggtgtttagacacgatacgataaaatacagacattttacccccAATAGTCTTATTTATTACATTGGATTATTCGGAGGGTAATTGGATacacccggtatctgttttaaggacacagaaccgaactacactatattaacagggccgttgtccggactacatgattagactcggtggccaacataatcaatataaacaggtagtaacggaccgggtataactttaaaggcagttgcctgcaatccattacaatatatggcttgttgctaccgcaagaagccatgttttaacaaccatGCGCAGGcactttagttctatttcctgtctcgagtttggcaatagttaagtcgagaccgagacgagacaggtcgatactcaagacgtctcgtgtctcgttccacctctacctGGACAACTCCTGGTACCCGCGCTTGGCAGACGTATACCTGATACAAGCCTTCTGTCATTACGTCGCATTACTGGCTATATTGTAATAATACTTTTCATAATGCTGTCTGTCCTGCTAGAAATGGAAGTTCTGGCTGTCAGCTAGAATTACTGATAGCGTGGTTCACCTGCTGATCATGACGGATCAGCAGGTTTTGATAATGAACCTGTTGTTAGATGTGGAACCTTCATTGCTATCATGGGTACTGagtaaatgtaaataaaatgtCCCAAAGATATAGACTAGAATGAATGTGAATGTTGTTTAATGTTGACTGTACTAGATAAGATGGGACGAACTATTATGATTTAGTTATAATTCTTTCTATTTGCATGTTCTTGTAGGCACTTATAGCTTTGGGCAGGTAGAAAAGATTTCACCTGAAGGATTTCTTAATCCTGACGGAGGAGAGAAGTTAATATTGGACCTTGTCAACACGAAGTCTGCTGTTAAGAAAGGTATGCCCTTGTCTTTACATCCTGTTGCTACGTAAATTTGTTTTTGACTTTTTTGTATGCCTGTCTGGACCTGTCCTGAGCACTCACATGTGCATGTGTCAGTACTTATATGCAGGCATAATTGTTTACTGTAAATTGCATGTGCTCCAGTATTCAGTCTAAGTTCTATTTGAATGAGAAGTTAGCCTATTGAgatgatataatattttataaaaaagtagtGTGTCTAAAACAGTATTTAAGAGTACGAAAATCAGCTTTACTTTTGTTTGTTTCTACTTTCCATTCAATTAGTTTAAACAGCATAAACTGCAAAAGAATAATATTGTCAGAAGTGAGTATTGACTTTGGGATCTTTCTACATTGTTTAAAACAATATTCTTCAATTTCCTTATTTGCTAATTTTGATGTTCAGCATTTCTTTATAACAAAGTACAAGGAGTCTCATTCTTCTAATTATTTTTCTGCAATATATTCTTTTTCTTTGTACTAAAGCAAAATAGTATAAGTGTGTTTTTATAAGCTGGCTTTTATAAATGCTTGAACAGCAAACGCAATAACATCTAGAAGGTTCTACAATCAATAGAGATTAGCGACCAATGAACAACTTGCTTTATGACTTGTTTCGTGTGAGCATGTCGTAGACTAGTGAATAAAATTGAAATGACCTAAAAGTTAGCAGGTTACGGAATTGTAATAAATGAATAGTTAGAGAATCTCCACCTATCTCTTTTATTCTTCAGTCGACCATTTTATGTGTCCGCTATTCATTAGGCTATGGTGTTGTAATAAACAACCTTTTAAGATGGTTGCCTTGTTCTCCAAATATCCTGAATGATTAAACTCAAGCCTTGGTTTTGACTGATTAACGGGGACAGCGAGGTAGTCACAGAATGTGAAAAAGTTGAGGTAGATTATGTTTGAAATTGGTCAATTTTCATCATTGTCCAGCATAACCATTGTATGGTTACATAAAATGGGTGTTTTATTGTCCATTTTTTAACCCTGTAATCTTATTTTAGGTGtcatctatgggtgctttaggGATCCCAATAGCGATTGGTTTGAAAACGTTAAAGTTCAAAGTGAAGACAAATCCTCCAATACCATTAAGGTAAAGGTTCCAAAAATTTCCATGGATGAAGGAGATCTGGAGAAAACTATACACTTTGAGACCCAAAGTGAGCTTGGAGCTACATCCAACACTATTAAATTACTGTTTTGGAGGAAGCAGAGTCATATTGGTtcgtttgtatttttattggctcactATGTTATCCATTTAGCATAAGATCCTAAAAGATCAAATTAGACCTATATATAAGATCGAATAAGGTGTATGAGAACAAATACACAACATAAGGTCAAATTTGAGGTGCTATTAGCGTGTTTTTACTGCCAAGTCTTGCattgaaatgtttgtttttttgtaattgttttttctCTGTGAAGATGGAAACCCTTACAGCTGGCATTATAGCGGCAAGTCGATGAATCACTTACTTGCGAAATCATTCAAAATAGTTTGGTAGACTTGTGCAAGAGCAAACTGCTGGCCAATAGCAAATGCAACTCAACCAATAAAAAAACTGGTTTATATGCAATGCACTATTATCTTATTAATCAAGgctttttttaatttcttcaaCATAACCTTATAGTCGAAGCAAAGCGTCCGCGATCAATACAGTGAAAGAGAATTGAAGGGGAGGAGTGGTGTATATCTAGGTGCTGGTttgaatctatttattttttatggtaaTGCTTATATGCAATGATGTAAACTAGTGCGGGCTTAACCAAATTGAAGATAAGGGGCTTCTTTATTTCTCACAATTCCCAACAGGAAATcctcaaaatataaaaatacggAAGCACTCAGATGAATAGTATTAAGCACATTTACACTAAAATCTGAGAAGGGACcaggtcttaatttcatttagTTTAGCTGTTAGTTTAATCACGGTCtgagtacaatatgtatgtttagttgttagtttaatcaTGGTCTGAATACAAGATGTTTGtttagttgttagtttaatcaTGGTCTGAATACAAGATGTATGtttagttgttagtttaatcaTGGTCTGAATACAAGATGTAGGtttagttgttagtttaatcaTGGTCTGAATACAAGATGTAGGtttagttgttagtttaatcaTGGTCTGAATACAAGATGTATGtttagttgttagtttaatcaTGTTCTGaatacaatatgtatgtttagttgttagtttaatcaTGGTCTGAATACAAGATGTATGtttagttgttagtttaatcaTGGTCTGAATACAAGATGTTTGtttagttgttagtttaatcaTGGTCTGAATACAAGATGTATGtttagttgttagtttaatcaTGGTCTGAATACAAGATGTAGGtttagttgttagtttaatcaTGGTCTGAATACAAGATGTAGGtttagttgttagtttaatcaTGGTCTGAATACAAGATGTATGtttagttgttagtttaatcaTGTTCTGaatacaatatgtatgtttagttgttagtttaatcaTGGTCTGAATACAAGATGTATGtttagttgttagtttaatcaTGGTCTGAATACAAGATGTATGtttagttgttagtttaatcaTGGTCTGAATACAAGATGTATGtttagttgttagtttaatcaCGGTCTGAATACAAGATGTATGTTTCGTTGTTAGTTTAATCATGGTCTGaatacaatatgtatgtttagttgttagtttaatcaTGATCTGAATACAAGATGTATGtttagttgttagtttaatcaTGGTCTGAATACTAGATGTATGtttagttgttagtttaatcaTGGTCTGAATACAAGATGTAGGtttagttgttagtttaatcaTGGTCTGAATACAAGATGTAGGtttagttgttagtttaatcaTGGTCTGAATACAAGATGTATGtttagttgttagtttaatcaTGGTCTGAATACAAGATGTATGtttagttgttagtttaatcaTGGTCTGAATACAAGATGTAGGtttagtttttagtttaatCATGATCTGAATACAAGATGTATGtttagttgttagtttaatcaTGATCTGAATACAAGATGTATGtttagttgttagtttaatcaCGGTCTGAATACAAGATGTATGTTTAGTTGTTAGATTAATCGTGGTCTAAATACAAGATGTATGtttagttgttagtttaatctTGGTCTGAATACAAGATGTATGtttagttgttagtttaatcaTGGTCTGAATACAAGATGTATGtttagttgttagtttaatcaTGGTCTGAATACAAGATGTATGtttagttgttagtttaatcaTGGTCTGAATACAAGATGTATGtttagttgttagtttaatcaTGGTCTGAATACAAGATGTATGtttagttgttagtttaatcaTGGTCCGAATACAAGATGTAAGTTTAGTTGTTAGATTAATCATGGTCTGAATACAAGATGTATTTTATGTTAAGTTGTTAGTTTAATCACTGTCTGAATACAAGATGGACGTTTAGTGCGAAACACCAAAGCTTTATAATAGTACACGCTGGAGCTTGTGTACTAACTTCAGATACGGAGCTAAAAATGATTTgggaaataaaatttgtagcgTAAAACCTTCATTCGAACGCCACCTCTATCGTaccatttgaacgccacctctaatagaacgccacctataatagaatgccacctctaatagcacgccacctctaatagcaTGCCACCTCTAATGGCACGTTACCTCTAATAGCACGTTACCTCTAATAGTGCACCGCTTttggagaagggttgaaaaatacagctcagTCCttcaattgaatgccacctctatttgcccGCCAtattgacattctttgatctttacgaacccttAATAGAAAGTTATCAGCCGAAAGGTggccacaaaatggtactattAACAACTCAGTTACATCCATAACAATTCTTTTGCTGTTGCATTGGCATGGTTTTAGTGATGGTGTATCGGAGAAGATAGGTTGTCACAATCGTCAGTACTCCACTCTGATTGGAAGTCACTAGGGTCTAAACCTGATTCATTGTCTTCAGATTTATCCACAATGTGTTTTGCCACCTGATGTGAAAAGTTGAAGCATTTTGATGAACGATAAAAGTAGTCTTCAGACGCACCATATGACGTAATATAGCAGCCATTGTCATGGTGAATCGAAATTCGTTTTCCAACTCCACAGCTTTACAGTTATTTTCTTTGAGACTTTGAAAGCAACCATCAAATAATTAGTGCCTGTAGCTGTGTAATTCTTTACTTAAAGTAATGCTTTGTAAAATATAAGCGCCATTAGCATCGGTttgcctgtaaaagggttaaattaatATTCCCAAAAGTTTGATAAGCTCGGCGAAAAATAAagtgccaccctctatttgaacgtcacctctgaTAAAGCAGATAATTTATCCTCAGATATATTTAAACTTCATCTCAAGGCTAGAATTACTAAGCATCAGCCGATGCAACCGAGCAATTTTTTGTGTTCTAAACATCTTGTGCAAGTTATCAATAATTGACCAACTCGTTTCAGACAATCAGTAATCAATAATCAGTATTAGTAATTGGATTATTGTGAATCTTCCAGAATTGATAGTCTATAATCAACATAGTTGAGGAGTAAAAATAGCACAATATAAAGTAATACTTTTATGAGAATTCAGAtctacattttttaaatatcttttgCGGATCTCGAACTAGCTTATGttgtttaatataaaataaatctttaaatattccattttaaatattacaaGAATGGCACATGAAAATATTTccatttttgacttttttcaGACTTTCAGCCACTTTGAATCCTAGTTGAATGAAGTTGAGATTTAGCCATGCAATTGTAGTGTGACTCAAGTTTCTTAGTCGGCAGCCATTTTAGTATACATGTGTTATTTCTTGTGCATCTTTTGGTGAAGGAAATTGTATGTTGAACAAGCAAATTTTTGGTTTCATTCAGGGACTAGTACAGAGCCCGCCGTACATGGTTCCAGTTCGGAAGTAGAGAATAACTACAGTTCACCTTCAGGAAATGCCCTGCCTAACGATCCAAGGGTGAGTATTGTCTCTTGGTCAGATTACATGATAGTCTAAATAGGTATGTTTATTAGATGTTCACAAATGTACATGTTTTGAGCTATCAGACTGTAGTTATCATATCCTGTAGTTTTGTGACTACCCTCTATTCAACTAGAGCAATACAAAGGTAAAATGTTCCATATTCAGGCACCTTACCTTAAAAATGTGCAGTGTAAGACCGTGAGAAATTCTTTCAGTGCAATACTTGGTTATTTAATCAATGTTGTTGGGTAGTTTTTAAATGAATAATTGGAGACCTCATTGTACAATAAGTATAAACAGGTTATCAATTTGTCACTTTTGATGTTGAAACATGTGAGCTTTTCACACCATTGACACCAACTTAGGTTtagttttatagtttatagttttatggtttataACTTTATAGTTTATAGCTTTTTATTTTGGTGCGCTATAATTTAAAGTATATAGCTTTATAGGTCACCTTCAAATGAAAGTTATTACAgttacaattttcatttcagTAGCCATTTGTCCCATCCATAATGCAATCCCATCATACAATTGTAATTTTTACTGTCATAGCCTACAGGTATATTTATAACTTGTGTGATTGAATACATTTTTGGGTGAACTCATATTTTTGGTCCACAGTCAATTTGTTACTCTAatagtttgtttgtgttttataGCTTGATCATGTGCCCTCTGATTGGCTGAAGCCCAGCATCAGACCAGAAACCATTGATATTGATGACCAGCCTATGGAAGATAGCGTAAAGGTATAGTACATCTATGTCACTCAGCTAATCATTTGTAATGTTCTAGGAAGAGCCTGAAAGAAATTGTCCTGAATGTTCTAGGATGAGCTGAAAGAGTCTGGTGCCTCTGTATCTATCATCTCTGTTgatagtaataaaactatgcGCTGTTTAGGGCACCCATTGTCATTTTTACAGTATCTGTCCGCATATAAGTTGACCTTAAAAAAGACAGCCCTGAATTCAATGTAACTTGTAAGCATTCTCATGTAAGCCGACCCTATAAATCGTAACATGCCGTACGCAACTATCAAAGCAAACGGTTGCGGAAGTAGATCAGCTTTTGCATGCTCAGTACAAGACGTTTCTGATGGGCGAGTAATTGTAATAATTAGCCTATTGTTTCTTTGCCTAAAACCTGATGAGGTATTTATGTGTGTCTTTGCTTAACCCAAAAGAAACAATCATCGGTTTGCATTGAGCAAATAGAATACATGTTTGCATCTAACGCTGATcttagtttcactttgcaaaGACACATTTTTATAGATATTTCTTCGCTCAGACGGATTACAGCTTATGTAAAATTGTATGctgattaatttatttaaattttatgagAACTTGTATGCGCCAATGCCAAATGTTTGCTTTTACGGAATATCAATTGTTTCAGcaacaatttattttgtagCAAAAAAGTTGATGATAGTAGTAACCATTGTTGTTATGTTTTACTCTTATTAACAACGGTGAAACTTGTCTCAAACTCCTTGAAATtcgttaaaaattaaattggcataatttcattttgtttgcttCCAATCAGTGTTAGCTTGGTAAAATTTTTTGTGTTCTAGAACTGGCTTATATGCGGAATATATGGTAAGTGGTTGTATTTAATGCATGGAACTGTATTTATCTTCTTAGTTTGTGTGTATGATTACTCTAGATATCCAAGACACTGACACTTTTAGTATCACCTCAATTTAACACTAAGGTTTACAGCTTTATGAGTGTTTCTTTAGTGTCCAGCATGTGTGAAGGGTTACTACTGTAGTGTCTCTTGCAAGGTTTGGGCTCAGTAACATAATTCTTATTGTAGGTGTATTTGTAATTCACGATTGTTACATATAAAATTACCTAGTGGTTATGTGGTTATCATTCATGAATTATTGCATTTTGTCTGGTAATTACGAATTGTTATTGTTACATATAATTACCTAGTGATTATGTTGTTATAAATCATAAATTATCgcattttgttttataattacAAATCGTTATTGCAACTTTCAGACAAATTTCTATCCAACTTGCTTTTATATACTACCTTTCCAGTATATTCTGTTCCAGCAAGAGTTTTATCGTACATTCCAAAAACTCTAAAAACATTCGTAGAAGAAAATTTTCAAGTGAAATTCAAGAGGCTGGTGAAGCCTAAAGAAaacatgtattattataaaaattaattaattagaaaaaataaattagaataaaataagtagctaaattaaatttgtttaaacGGTTTAATTTCGAATTCGCCTTCAAATTTGTGTATCATGAAGTTATGTTTATGCGTGCTTAAAGTTCATTGCATctttttattggttatgataTTAAGCTAATTTTATACATATGATTATTAGATAATAAATTTATCTACTCATGGGataatttttgtaatatttaagtGTAATTAACTGtcatataaaaatttatttataaataaatagctATAAAGTAATTAAACAAATTAGAGTTTTGCCTTAAAAGGTTATTTGATCCAATGCATCACAAATCCATCATATAAAACTTAGATCCTGCAGCCAGTTAACTTAATGTAATGTAGAGGTTTGCGTGTGTCACACATAGTGATGTGATTATACATTacggtatatataaatatatttgagaTTAACTGTGGGCCTTCATATCTACTACTCCATTCAATAAAATAACAAGTTGCGTGTGGTTCATTGATACTGCGCAtggtataataatatgttatatactaGAAACACTCATTTGCAATTGACCATTCATACAATGTCACCATATATTTCTATCATATTATTAGTAACATATTAGTAAGTGGAATATACAGCAACTAATTAAGAAGATTTCACCTTGGTACCAAATACTCTGCATATGATGTagtgttttaaatgtttaaaattgacaGCAGCGCTTAGCTAAATTTAGACTCTGGTTTATGATCATGATTGGTTCTatttcttttcatttcatttttagATGGCAACTATGCAGCCTCCATTAGAGGTACTTGAGGGTAACGAAGAGCCTGATGACTTTCAACCAAGAGTTCAGGTAAAATAGTCGTTTAGGAGACAATATGAATAGACGCTACTGTGTTGTACataaaacactttataataCTTGTGACAGACATTTGATTGTATAGAGAATACTCTATCTGCTTAGACCAATTAGAAATGGTTGGCCGTCTATAATAGTACTGGTTACTGGCTGTATATCCTCAGCTTCTAATTAAATTAAGAATATACAAGCTGACCAGCTTGTGTACAGAAACAAAATGACCAGCTAAAGCTGTTATAATCTCTATGAAGTTTTGACCCTTATCAGCACACACCTCTAACAGCCATCTCTTGATGGTCCTTGATTTACATCTTAGAGGACTAGTGTGGTATCATCggcaattttattttgtagaatGTGTCACCGAAACCAAATATGGCGGACGGATCTCAGGCTAAACTGCCGTTCCCGAGCAAGGTATTTTCCCATCCTATCTCAAAAAACAACTCGCATGctagtatatatgtactgtTGTAATGTTCTAAAACATTGGCCTAATTTCAGGTAACTCTCGGTGGGCCCAGCGATACTCTTGGACATAACAGGGAACTCGGAGTACATGACAGAGTATCTCCTGTTCCCTCTACCAGCACAGATTCTGCTTGGAGTATAGAAAGTAGTCTTGTAGATGGGAAGGTTAGCCGTGACCCGAGACTTACTTCACCATGGTCTAATTCTCAGGAAGAAGGTGCAAATGAACACCAAGGCTTCTCAAATAATTCAATAGACTGGTTGCAGGTACGTAAGTTCACTTGTTGAGAGCCATAGCATGGGCTTACTTGCATATAGCTTTGTTACTATATCATGGATTTCTATAGCAAGCCTGCTCTATTACATCATATACATTATAGTTCTATGATTGATTCCTTTTAGAGATAAATATACTAAACTGTCATGTAGCCAAATTAGATGATAAGTTCAGTCATACCTCAACGCATGAGCTTAATGCTTTCTAGGACTGAGTTTGTATGTCAATGTTTTCATATCTCAAAGTGGTATTTCATATATAAAGTAACTAAATACATATTAATCACTTTCAATGCTATTGAAAAACACCTAAAAATGGAACATTACAatagaaaaagtatttttaattaGTAGAGTGATTCTCTACCTATGCTcgcaaagtaacaaatac
This region includes:
- the LOC137405935 gene encoding uncharacterized protein isoform X2 translates to MGTVRPASPSTPTLLPIVGVCQHPPSGRTTSDRDFAIITESGRFPKYEVENLPWRSSLRVRLTLMCRKTAGGDLFVCPYGLSGSNSFKEDCGILYQDLKKDRIIEFSNLKIVCKNSNNCKSELNSRCDLLGKTVDKSLKVPHIFAIQVDILDGENLINSNPLFTDDIFDPGTYSFGQVEKISPEGFLNPDGGEKLILDLVNTKSAVKKGVIYGCFRDPNSDWFENVKVQSEDKSSNTIKVKVPKISMDEGDLEKTIHFETQSELGATSNTIKLLFWRKQSHIGTSTEPAVHGSSSEVENNYSSPSGNALPNDPRLDHVPSDWLKPSIRPETIDIDDQPMEDSVKMATMQPPLEVLEGNEEPDDFQPRVQNVSPKPNMADGSQAKLPFPSKVTLGGPSDTLGHNRELGVHDRVSPVPSTSTDSAWSIESSLVDGKVSRDPRLTSPWSNSQEEGANEHQGFSNNSIDWLQIEDELGERVMKRAHPISEDDPDIAPPKKPYDRAEAYSRKWSTATPNAISLEDEFEKQLVPSFDPNGILLCSDDLTES
- the LOC137405935 gene encoding uncharacterized protein isoform X1, producing the protein MGTVRPASPSTPTLLPIVGVCQHPPSGRTTSDRDFAIITESGRFPKYEVENLPWRSSLRVRLTLMCRKTAGGDLFVCPYGLSGSNSFKEDCGILYQDLKKDRIIEFSNLKIVCKNSNNCKSELNSRCDLLGKTVDKSLKVPHIFAIQVDILDGENLINSNPLFTDDIFDPGTYSFGQVEKISPEGFLNPDGGEKLILDLVNTKSAVKKGVIYGCFRDPNSDWFENVKVQSEDKSSNTIKVKVPKISMDEGDLEKTIHFETQSELGATSNTIKLLFWRKQSHIGTSTEPAVHGSSSEVENNYSSPSGNALPNDPRLDHVPSDWLKPSIRPETIDIDDQPMEDSVKMATMQPPLEVLEGNEEPDDFQPRVQNVSPKPNMADGSQAKLPFPSKVTLGGPSDTLGHNRELGVHDRVSPVPSTSTDSAWSIESSLVDGKVSRDPRLTSPWSNSQEEGANEHQGFSNNSIDWLQIEDELGERVMKRAHPISEDDPDIAPPKKPYDRAEAYSRKWSTATPNAISLEARSSNTGVEISDEHDLSSGFSSDGGTGHYRVDDEDESQEQLERLFDLSDIFSHFNLTVDDLIEGLKNWPNLHFPDQYLN